One segment of Heptranchias perlo isolate sHepPer1 unplaced genomic scaffold, sHepPer1.hap1 HAP1_SCAFFOLD_66, whole genome shotgun sequence DNA contains the following:
- the LOC137318166 gene encoding probable G-protein coupled receptor 139, which translates to MADYRDVCYPLIAIIGVPVNLVAIAILCRGKCGLSKCITLYLVAMAVADLMVVIIEVLLYQINQTYKIFPSLEYAPFCLVHYALGHVALDCSVWLTVAFTFDRFVAICCTKFKSKYCTPKIAAVVIVTICLGFCLKNIPFYFLYMETSAACVRGNLMCLWKRALPIPGTWEGFSWSDRLLNPLLPFFLILILNTLTVRQIVAASKVRRGLRGRSNGEKQKDPEMENRRQSIILLFTLSGSFLLCWMTTILVFILARCLYTDLETTIRLFRAHDVGTVVQLFSCCTNTFIYGVTQTKFREQLKSTVVYPVTLLGKLIR; encoded by the exons ATGGCTGATTACCGGGACGTTTGCTACCCACTTATTGCCATCATCGGTGTCCCAG TTAACCTGGTGGCGATCGCCATCCTGtgccgaggaaagtgcggtctttcGAAATGTATCACTCTCtacctggtggcgatggcagTTGCCGATCTAATGGTGGTGATTATTGAAGTCCTATTATACCAGATTAATCAAACATATAAGATATTCCCATCACTGGAATACGCTCCGTTCTGTCTTGTCCATTATGCCCTGGGTCACGTTGCCTTGGATTGTTCTGTTTGGCTCACGGTCGCGTTTACTTTCGATCGCTTTGTAGCCATTTGCTGCACGAAGTTCAAGTCGAAATATTGCACCCCTAAAATTGCGGCTGTAGTTATTGTCACAATATGTCTGGGGTTCTGTTTAAAGAACATTCCCTTTTATTTCTTGTATATGGAAACATCAGCTGCTTGTGTGCGAGGGAATCTGATGTGTTTGTGGAAACGAGCCCTTCCGATACCGGGAACATGGGAGGGGTTTTCCTGGTCAGACCGTCTGTTGAACCCGCTGCTTCCTTTTTTTCTCATTTTGATCCTTAATACTCTGACGGTCAGACAGATTGTAGCGGCGAGtaaagtccgcaggggactcagaGGCCGGAGTAATGGTGAGAAGCAGaaagatccagagatggagaatcgGAGACAATCCATCATTCTGCTCTTCACCCTGTCGGGCAGTTTTCTCCTGTGTTGGATGACAACTATTCTGGTCTTCATTCTCGCCCGATGTCTTTACACAGACCTGGAAACGACTATTCGTCTTTTTCGGGCACACGATGTTGGGACTGTAGTTCAGCTTTTCAGCTGCTGCACAAACACCTTCATTTATggagtgacccagactaaattcagagagcagttgaagagcaCGGTGGTTTACCCTGTTACGCTCCTTGGGAAATTAATTAGATAA